One segment of uncultured Tolumonas sp. DNA contains the following:
- the nth gene encoding endonuclease III: MNKDKRRQILERLRETNPHPTTELEYSSPFELLVSVILSAQATDVSVNKAMAKLYPVANTPQAILNLGVDGLKDYIKTIGLYNAKAENIIKTCGMLLEKHNGEVPEDRAALEALPGVGRKTANVVLNTAFGWPTIAVDTHIFRVANRTGFAPGKDVNEVEAKLLKHVPAEFKLDVHHWLILHGRYTCIARKPRCGSCLIEDLCEYIDKTE; the protein is encoded by the coding sequence ATGAATAAAGATAAACGCCGTCAGATTTTGGAACGCTTGCGCGAAACTAACCCCCATCCCACTACGGAATTGGAATACTCTTCGCCGTTTGAACTGCTTGTTTCCGTGATTTTGTCAGCTCAAGCAACCGATGTTAGCGTCAATAAAGCCATGGCCAAGTTGTATCCAGTTGCGAATACACCACAAGCCATTTTGAACCTGGGTGTTGATGGCTTGAAGGATTATATAAAAACCATCGGTTTATATAATGCCAAGGCAGAGAACATCATTAAGACCTGCGGTATGTTGCTGGAAAAACATAACGGCGAAGTACCTGAAGACAGAGCAGCCTTAGAAGCACTGCCCGGTGTTGGTCGAAAAACAGCGAATGTAGTGCTGAATACGGCTTTTGGCTGGCCAACGATTGCTGTTGATACGCACATATTCCGTGTGGCTAACCGTACCGGTTTTGCGCCAGGCAAAGATGTGAATGAAGTAGAAGCAAAACTTCTCAAACACGTTCCTGCCGAATTTAAACTGGACGTTCATCACTGGTTGATCTTACATGGTCGTTACACTTGCATCGCACGAAAGCCGCGTTGCGGCTCTTGTCTGATTGAAGATTTATGCGAATATATTGATAAAACTGAATGA
- the rsxD gene encoding electron transport complex subunit RsxD, with translation MSFAIAISPHGHSQKSTSSVMRLTLLALVPAIGAQLYLFGWGVLLQLVLTCVTALIAEAAILRLRGYALLPSLRDSSALLTAALIAVAIPPLLPWWMTVLATAFAIVIAKQLYGGLGQNPFNPAMVGYVMLLVSFPVPMTTWLAPQAVSAQQLTVANTAAVIFQGKTNEGLNSYQLKMLVDGTTMATPLDHMKTETQRGHSVESAIALPHFSAISHDGWRWINLSFLAGGVMLFAFRLIPWQTPFAMLGTLAACSAVAHYLSPAHFVMPEIELLSGATMLGAFFIVTDPVTSSTTSRGRLIFGALVGGLVFLIRHFGGYPDGVAFSVLLCNILVPLIDKYSQSRVYGH, from the coding sequence ATGTCATTTGCCATTGCTATCTCACCACATGGTCATAGCCAGAAAAGCACCAGCAGCGTGATGCGACTGACATTACTGGCCTTAGTGCCAGCGATTGGCGCTCAATTGTATTTGTTTGGTTGGGGTGTATTACTGCAACTTGTCTTGACCTGCGTTACTGCTCTAATCGCAGAAGCGGCTATTTTACGCCTGCGCGGTTATGCCCTTTTACCTTCCTTGCGCGATAGCAGCGCCCTGCTGACGGCAGCCTTAATTGCGGTTGCGATCCCGCCATTACTTCCTTGGTGGATGACTGTGCTGGCTACAGCATTTGCCATCGTCATTGCCAAGCAATTGTATGGTGGCTTGGGCCAGAATCCATTTAACCCAGCAATGGTGGGTTACGTGATGTTATTGGTTTCTTTCCCAGTACCAATGACCACTTGGTTAGCGCCACAAGCCGTATCGGCACAACAATTAACCGTAGCTAATACTGCTGCTGTTATTTTTCAAGGTAAAACTAACGAAGGCTTAAACAGCTATCAGTTAAAAATGCTGGTTGATGGCACCACCATGGCGACCCCGTTGGATCACATGAAAACAGAAACTCAGCGCGGTCATTCAGTTGAGTCAGCGATCGCATTGCCGCACTTCTCAGCTATTAGCCATGATGGCTGGCGCTGGATAAACTTAAGTTTTCTGGCCGGTGGCGTAATGCTTTTTGCTTTCCGCCTGATCCCGTGGCAAACCCCGTTCGCAATGCTGGGCACACTGGCAGCCTGTAGCGCTGTCGCTCATTATTTGTCTCCGGCCCATTTTGTGATGCCAGAAATTGAGTTACTCAGTGGTGCCACCATGTTGGGTGCATTCTTTATTGTGACCGATCCAGTAACCAGCAGCACCACCTCACGTGGCCGCTTGATCTTCGGTGCACTGGTCGGTGGGCTGGTTTTCCTGATCCGGCATTTTGGTGGTTATCCTGATGGTGTGGCGTTTTCAGTATTGTTATGCAACATACTGGTGCCACTGATCGATAAATACAGTCAATCTCGTGTATATGGACACTAA
- the rsxA gene encoding electron transport complex subunit RsxA: MSEYLLLLVSTVLVNNFVLVKFLGLCPFMGVSKKIEPAIGMGVATAFVLTLTSAFCYLVDHYILTPLGATSLSTLAFILVIAVVVQFTEMVIKKSAPDLYRVLGIYLPLITTNCIVLGLALLNINLQHNFMQSVVYGFGGGMGFMLVLVLFASLRERIAAGDVPVPFQGVAIGMVTAGLMSLAFLGFTGLIKL; the protein is encoded by the coding sequence ATGTCCGAATACCTGTTACTTCTGGTCAGTACTGTACTGGTCAATAACTTCGTATTAGTTAAATTTCTTGGTCTCTGCCCGTTTATGGGCGTGTCGAAAAAAATTGAACCCGCCATTGGTATGGGTGTCGCCACTGCGTTTGTCTTAACGCTGACATCGGCTTTTTGTTATCTGGTTGACCACTACATTTTGACACCACTGGGTGCCACATCACTCAGCACATTGGCGTTCATATTGGTCATCGCGGTGGTTGTGCAATTTACTGAGATGGTCATTAAAAAAAGTGCACCTGACCTTTATCGCGTGCTGGGTATCTATCTGCCGCTGATCACCACTAACTGTATCGTGCTGGGTTTGGCACTGCTGAACATCAATCTGCAACACAACTTTATGCAAAGTGTGGTGTACGGCTTTGGTGGTGGTATGGGTTTCATGCTGGTGTTGGTTTTGTTCGCCAGTCTGCGGGAACGTATCGCGGCCGGTGATGTACCAGTACCTTTTCAAGGTGTGGCAATTGGCATGGTGACCGCAGGGTTGATGTCGCTGGCTTTCCTCGGTTTCACTGGCTTAATAAAGCTCTAA
- the rsxG gene encoding electron transport complex subunit RsxG → MLKSMQKNGLRLSMFALACTGLIVATDYSTHEAIVAQQQSMQQKILGKMLPADSYDNALANDCRLLTNPYLGNAKPHPVYIARKGNTVSGYIVESVAPDGYSGSIRLLTGVSVNGEVQRVEVLEHHETPGLGDKIDRNKGNWLDSFTHKKLQNETDSSWAVKKDGGQFDSFTGATITPRAVVKQLKNVLLLVQHPELIEQAPACKAE, encoded by the coding sequence ATGCTGAAATCTATGCAGAAAAATGGCCTTCGCCTCAGTATGTTTGCATTAGCTTGTACTGGATTGATCGTTGCTACCGATTACAGTACGCATGAAGCTATCGTGGCCCAACAGCAATCTATGCAGCAGAAGATATTGGGGAAAATGTTACCCGCTGACAGTTATGACAATGCTTTAGCAAATGACTGCCGCTTGCTTACTAACCCTTATTTAGGTAATGCAAAGCCACACCCCGTTTATATCGCCCGTAAAGGTAATACCGTGAGTGGGTATATCGTCGAATCAGTCGCCCCAGATGGTTATAGCGGCTCAATTCGTTTACTGACCGGGGTCAGTGTTAATGGTGAAGTGCAACGCGTCGAAGTATTAGAACATCATGAAACACCCGGTTTAGGCGATAAAATCGATCGTAATAAGGGTAATTGGCTAGATAGCTTTACACACAAAAAGCTACAAAATGAAACTGACAGCAGTTGGGCAGTTAAAAAAGATGGTGGCCAATTCGATAGTTTTACCGGGGCAACCATCACGCCACGCGCAGTTGTTAAACAATTAAAAAACGTTCTGTTACTGGTACAACATCCTGAATTAATTGAGCAGGCACCAGCCTGTAAGGCGGAATAA
- the rsxB gene encoding electron transport complex subunit RsxB — protein sequence MNQILFIIIIFTGLALLFGLLLGYAAIRFKVQSDPIVDQLDAILPQTQCGQCGYPGCRPYAQAIAKGDSINKCVPGGSQTIQKIADLMGVEPPSDDNELLLSPPKRVAFIHENLCIGCTKCIQACPVDAIIGAPKQMHTILRSECTGCDLCVDPCPTDCIEMIELPATPDRWKWDVETIPVRMVQ from the coding sequence ATGAATCAGATTTTATTCATCATCATTATTTTTACCGGTTTAGCGCTGCTTTTCGGCTTGCTGCTGGGTTATGCCGCTATCCGATTCAAAGTGCAATCAGATCCGATCGTTGATCAATTGGATGCCATTTTACCGCAAACACAATGTGGTCAATGCGGCTACCCAGGGTGCCGCCCATACGCTCAAGCTATCGCGAAGGGCGACAGCATCAATAAATGTGTGCCTGGCGGTTCGCAGACAATCCAAAAAATTGCCGATTTGATGGGGGTCGAGCCGCCATCAGATGATAACGAATTACTTTTAAGCCCACCGAAACGCGTAGCTTTTATCCATGAGAATCTGTGCATTGGTTGTACTAAGTGTATTCAAGCATGTCCGGTAGACGCCATCATTGGTGCGCCTAAACAGATGCATACCATCCTGCGCAGCGAATGTACCGGTTGTGATCTGTGCGTTGACCCCTGCCCAACTGACTGCATCGAAATGATCGAATTACCTGCCACGCCGGATCGCTGGAAGTGGGATGTTGAAACAATTCCAGTGAGAATGGTGCAATGA
- the rsxC gene encoding electron transport complex subunit RsxC translates to MSILNIISKIRKGKIWDFHGGLHPDEHKLESSEVPLVNAGIPPFLVIPIKQHSGRIGRLLVKVGDQVLTGQQLTASDHPMEVPVHASSSGVITSIELHTVAHPSGLSEPCIHIKPDGLDQWREREPWQDFRRYDAIQLFDRIRQAGIAGLGGAGFPTYAKLSVAREKAEIVIINGAECEPYITADDRLMREHAREILEGVEIIKHILRPTITIIAIEDNKPEAIAAFLLHSLPDDVIVRVIPTKYPSGSARQLIEILTGKQVPARGRSLSMGVVMVNVGTTYAIRQAIIEDEPLLRRVVTLTGSQFKKPGNAWVRLGSSVRWLLTQFSLTPEPRQRVIMGGSMMGFTLPHADVPVVKITNCLLAPSVSELPPRDDEVNCIRCAKCADVCPVKLLPQQLYWYSRAGDHENAEKYNLSDCIECGACAWVCPSNIPLVHYYRQEKAEIEHLREEAAQAERAKLRFEAKKQRLEEEKLAREARAPAPARPVVSSDRDPVAAAILRIKAQQNKAGASGDLQAEREARKEQARQHQAEKAQQAASGNTDPAVASSDDARKAAVAAALARAKARKAELVGNTPDSSAINAEQEPVASVDPEAARKAAVAAAIARAKAKKAQTEQPAVPVADVEQVTEVVDPDAARKAAVTAAIARAKAKKAQAEADSASNTETQG, encoded by the coding sequence ATGAGTATTCTGAATATCATCAGTAAAATCCGTAAAGGAAAGATCTGGGACTTCCACGGTGGTTTACATCCCGATGAACATAAACTTGAATCCAGTGAAGTTCCGTTAGTTAATGCCGGTATCCCCCCGTTTCTGGTTATTCCAATCAAACAACACAGTGGCCGTATCGGGCGCTTATTGGTCAAAGTCGGCGACCAGGTTTTAACTGGTCAGCAGTTAACCGCCAGCGATCACCCGATGGAAGTGCCGGTACATGCCAGCAGTTCGGGTGTCATCACCTCGATTGAATTACATACGGTGGCGCATCCATCAGGTTTAAGTGAACCATGTATTCACATCAAACCCGATGGGCTAGACCAATGGCGTGAGCGTGAACCTTGGCAAGATTTTCGCCGTTATGATGCGATTCAACTATTCGACCGTATTCGTCAGGCAGGGATTGCTGGTTTGGGCGGTGCAGGATTCCCGACTTATGCCAAATTAAGTGTAGCCCGTGAGAAGGCAGAGATCGTCATCATCAACGGGGCGGAATGCGAGCCTTACATAACCGCCGATGATCGTCTGATGCGCGAGCATGCACGGGAGATCCTTGAAGGCGTTGAGATCATTAAACACATCTTACGCCCGACTATTACGATCATCGCGATTGAAGATAACAAACCAGAAGCGATCGCCGCCTTTTTATTACACTCGTTGCCTGACGATGTCATCGTGCGTGTGATACCGACCAAATATCCGTCTGGCAGTGCGCGTCAACTGATCGAGATCCTGACTGGTAAACAAGTACCAGCCCGCGGACGTTCATTGTCGATGGGTGTAGTGATGGTGAACGTTGGTACAACCTACGCTATCCGGCAAGCAATTATCGAAGATGAACCGTTGCTCCGCCGTGTCGTGACACTCACAGGCTCCCAATTTAAGAAACCCGGCAATGCCTGGGTTCGTTTAGGTTCATCTGTTCGCTGGCTACTGACACAATTTTCACTGACTCCTGAACCTCGTCAGCGCGTCATCATGGGTGGCTCCATGATGGGCTTTACCTTGCCCCATGCTGATGTACCGGTGGTAAAAATTACCAACTGCCTTTTGGCACCCAGTGTGTCTGAATTACCACCGCGCGATGATGAAGTGAATTGTATTCGTTGCGCAAAATGTGCCGATGTGTGTCCGGTGAAATTACTGCCACAGCAGCTCTATTGGTACAGCCGAGCCGGTGATCACGAAAACGCTGAAAAATATAATCTGTCAGACTGTATTGAATGCGGCGCCTGTGCGTGGGTCTGCCCAAGCAACATTCCACTGGTGCATTACTATCGTCAGGAAAAAGCAGAAATCGAACATCTGCGCGAAGAAGCAGCGCAAGCCGAACGCGCGAAATTGCGCTTTGAAGCGAAAAAACAACGCTTGGAAGAGGAAAAATTAGCGCGTGAAGCGCGAGCACCTGCACCAGCTCGCCCAGTAGTTTCCAGTGACAGAGACCCAGTAGCAGCAGCCATCTTGCGCATTAAAGCACAGCAAAACAAAGCTGGCGCTAGTGGGGATCTTCAGGCTGAACGCGAAGCGCGAAAAGAGCAGGCTCGTCAACATCAGGCAGAAAAAGCACAACAAGCTGCAAGCGGAAATACTGACCCAGCAGTTGCAAGCAGCGACGATGCCCGTAAAGCGGCTGTCGCTGCGGCACTGGCAAGAGCGAAAGCACGAAAAGCCGAGTTGGTCGGTAACACGCCAGATAGCTCAGCGATAAATGCAGAGCAAGAACCCGTAGCATCAGTTGACCCGGAAGCTGCCAGAAAAGCAGCTGTGGCTGCAGCGATTGCCAGAGCAAAAGCTAAAAAAGCGCAAACTGAACAGCCAGCTGTTCCTGTCGCAGACGTGGAACAAGTCACCGAAGTGGTTGACCCCGATGCCGCCAGAAAAGCGGCTGTCACTGCTGCAATTGCACGGGCTAAGGCGAAAAAAGCACAGGCTGAGGCTGACTCTGCCAGTAACACTGAAACACAGGGATAA
- the uraA gene encoding uracil permease produces the protein MRTQIIQVDERPPLLQAIPLSLQHLFAMFGASVLVPMLFKIDPGTVLLFNGIGTLIYLALCQGKVPAYLGSSFAFLSPVFAVMSSASYNAALGGFIASGLIFITVALIIKAFGHRWIEVVFPPAAMGAIVAIIGLELAPVAADMAGLTAKTLDANTVTVSMFTFGVVVFGSVLFRGFLGVIPILIAIVAGYLLALSMGMVKFDAVNTAAVFSMPTFYAPELNWGAIITVIPAAFVVIAEHIGHFIVTEKIIGKNLRKDPGMHRSLMGDGVSTTLSGFFGSVPTTTYGENIGVMAITRVYSVWVIGGAAVISIAMAFMGKFTAVIGSIPVPVMGGVSLLLFGVIAASGVRMLVESKVDYSKPKNLILTSIVLTVGLSGAHVEVGTVSLKGMALATLLAIVVSLLFGLFEKLGLMSTQDIIEP, from the coding sequence GTGCGCACACAGATTATTCAGGTTGATGAACGTCCGCCGCTACTACAAGCGATCCCGTTAAGTCTGCAGCATTTATTTGCCATGTTTGGCGCATCTGTGCTGGTTCCGATGTTATTCAAAATTGATCCGGGTACGGTGCTGTTATTTAACGGTATTGGTACTTTGATTTATCTGGCATTGTGTCAGGGTAAAGTTCCGGCTTATTTAGGTTCTAGCTTCGCGTTTTTATCACCTGTTTTTGCCGTGATGAGTAGTGCTAGCTATAACGCTGCATTAGGCGGATTCATCGCTTCCGGCCTGATTTTCATTACTGTCGCCCTGATCATTAAAGCATTTGGTCACCGCTGGATTGAAGTGGTATTTCCACCTGCTGCCATGGGCGCGATCGTTGCAATTATCGGTTTGGAACTGGCGCCTGTTGCCGCCGATATGGCTGGTTTAACTGCAAAAACTTTGGATGCCAATACTGTTACCGTTTCCATGTTTACTTTTGGTGTCGTGGTTTTTGGTTCTGTTTTATTCCGTGGTTTCCTGGGCGTTATTCCAATTCTGATCGCAATCGTGGCCGGTTATTTACTGGCACTGTCGATGGGAATGGTCAAATTTGATGCGGTTAATACGGCAGCTGTATTTTCTATGCCGACATTTTACGCACCAGAATTAAACTGGGGCGCCATCATTACTGTTATTCCAGCCGCTTTTGTGGTTATTGCTGAACATATTGGCCACTTTATTGTGACTGAAAAAATTATCGGCAAAAACTTGCGAAAAGACCCAGGCATGCACCGTTCTTTGATGGGCGATGGTGTATCAACTACCCTGTCCGGTTTCTTTGGTTCTGTACCGACCACCACTTACGGTGAAAACATCGGTGTCATGGCGATCACTCGCGTCTACAGCGTTTGGGTTATCGGCGGCGCGGCAGTGATCTCGATTGCGATGGCATTTATGGGTAAATTTACTGCGGTAATCGGTAGTATTCCTGTGCCTGTCATGGGCGGTGTTTCTTTGCTGTTGTTCGGGGTAATTGCTGCGTCAGGTGTACGTATGCTGGTGGAATCTAAAGTCGATTACAGCAAACCGAAAAACCTGATCCTGACCTCTATCGTGCTGACCGTTGGTTTATCTGGTGCGCACGTTGAAGTCGGTACTGTCTCGCTGAAAGGGATGGCATTAGCAACATTGCTGGCAATCGTAGTGAGCCTGCTGTTTGGTTTATTTGAAAAATTGGGTCTGATGAGCACCCAAGACATCATCGAACCGTAA
- a CDS encoding DMT family transporter, with protein sequence MLALTFAMLLWSSAFISLKYLLDYFHPTQIVFIRMLIASGCFLLFGKKLLQFRYEAGDWRWLVVMGIAEPCLYFLLETSALQYTTAGQAGVVTATLPLLASVAAFIMLKERIGKTQIIGFIIAILGCSGLSMAAQNGEQASNPLLGNSLEFLAMICGAIYSTSIRKLSTRYSALVLTSFQAFVGAIFFGPLALQHDMPANVPLFQWGNFVYLATIVTIGAYWLYNWAISRVPVSLATAYINLIPVFTLLLAFWLLNERLNFWQCLACAAVFVGVIISQLPEKEVITAEEQTSA encoded by the coding sequence ATGCTGGCACTTACTTTTGCCATGCTGCTTTGGTCCAGTGCATTCATCTCATTGAAATATCTGCTGGATTACTTTCATCCGACACAGATTGTTTTCATCCGTATGTTGATTGCCAGTGGCTGTTTTTTGCTTTTTGGTAAGAAGCTTTTACAGTTTCGTTATGAAGCTGGCGATTGGCGTTGGCTCGTTGTTATGGGCATTGCAGAGCCATGCCTCTATTTTTTACTTGAAACGTCAGCCTTGCAATACACTACGGCAGGCCAAGCTGGGGTGGTCACGGCAACTTTACCGTTATTGGCATCTGTCGCCGCATTTATCATGCTCAAAGAGCGAATTGGTAAGACGCAAATTATCGGTTTTATTATTGCGATTCTTGGCTGCTCAGGGTTAAGTATGGCGGCTCAAAATGGTGAACAGGCAAGTAATCCTCTGTTGGGAAATTCATTAGAGTTCTTAGCCATGATTTGCGGGGCGATTTATTCAACCTCGATCCGTAAACTATCGACGCGTTATTCTGCGCTGGTGCTGACCTCATTTCAGGCGTTTGTCGGCGCTATTTTCTTTGGCCCGCTCGCTTTGCAACATGATATGCCGGCCAATGTTCCATTGTTTCAGTGGGGAAACTTCGTCTATTTAGCCACGATTGTCACCATTGGTGCTTATTGGTTGTATAACTGGGCCATCAGTCGGGTGCCGGTGTCATTAGCCACGGCCTATATTAATTTAATTCCAGTGTTTACCTTGTTATTGGCATTTTGGTTATTAAATGAACGGCTGAATTTCTGGCAATGTCTGGCTTGTGCTGCCGTGTTTGTTGGCGTGATAATCAGTCAGTTACCGGAAAAAGAAGTGATAACAGCAGAAGAACAAACATCCGCTTAA
- the gloA gene encoding lactoylglutathione lyase has product MRLLHTMLRVGNLQRSIEFYTSVLGMKLLRQSDNTEYKYSLAFVGYGEESEQAVIELTYNWGVESYELGTAFGHLALEAEDIYATCEALRAAGAKITREPGPVKGGTTVIAFVEDPDGYKIELISKKDAGKGLGN; this is encoded by the coding sequence ATGCGCCTTTTACACACCATGTTACGCGTAGGTAATTTACAACGTTCCATCGAGTTTTATACCAGTGTATTGGGTATGAAATTATTGCGTCAGAGTGATAACACTGAATACAAATACTCTTTGGCTTTCGTCGGTTACGGTGAAGAAAGTGAACAAGCGGTGATTGAGCTGACTTATAACTGGGGTGTAGAAAGTTATGAGTTAGGCACCGCGTTTGGTCACCTGGCTTTGGAAGCGGAAGATATTTACGCTACCTGTGAAGCACTACGTGCTGCAGGCGCAAAAATTACACGCGAACCAGGCCCAGTCAAAGGTGGCACAACTGTGATTGCCTTTGTTGAAGATCCCGATGGTTACAAAATTGAACTTATCAGTAAAAAAGACGCTGGTAAGGGTTTAGGCAACTGA
- a CDS encoding OmpA family protein, whose translation MKYWIGILGSLFIPISQAGVLEYGASLDQSVWKMTTDTPLECRLEHIIPGWGKGAFVSHAGKNTNMDFELKPLRPQARIQTVTVRSMPPSWHPGVAESGISRVKFYKQFDGLVNGQAAWTMLDELEGGYTPSFLFRDWYHQNQPITVSVSAVGFRSTYQNFLGCMQSLLPYTFEDIAFTILNYEKNSDELTPYSKRRLAMISDYLKADPQIDLALVDAYTDSMGSKWPNQQLSEKRANSVKKFFTGLGVDEKRVKIEGHGEKQHVATNETERGREVNRRVVISMQRWTPPEFNMEKTASR comes from the coding sequence GTGAAATACTGGATTGGAATTTTGGGATCTTTGTTTATCCCTATCAGTCAGGCGGGTGTGCTGGAATATGGCGCGTCACTCGATCAGTCTGTCTGGAAAATGACCACGGACACACCTCTGGAATGTCGGTTGGAACATATCATCCCCGGTTGGGGAAAAGGGGCTTTTGTCAGCCATGCTGGTAAAAATACCAATATGGACTTTGAGTTAAAGCCGTTGCGGCCTCAAGCTCGAATTCAAACAGTGACTGTTCGCTCAATGCCGCCGTCTTGGCACCCCGGTGTGGCAGAAAGCGGTATATCCAGAGTGAAGTTTTATAAACAATTTGATGGCTTAGTAAATGGGCAAGCTGCATGGACCATGCTGGATGAACTGGAAGGCGGATATACACCGTCGTTTCTATTCAGAGATTGGTATCACCAAAATCAGCCAATCACCGTATCTGTCTCTGCGGTCGGATTTCGCAGCACCTATCAGAATTTTCTGGGTTGCATGCAATCGTTACTGCCTTATACCTTTGAAGATATTGCATTCACTATTCTCAATTATGAGAAAAACAGTGATGAATTAACACCGTATTCGAAACGCCGCTTGGCCATGATCAGTGATTATCTGAAGGCCGACCCACAAATTGATCTGGCGTTAGTGGATGCCTATACCGACAGTATGGGGTCTAAATGGCCGAATCAGCAGTTATCAGAAAAACGAGCCAACAGCGTGAAGAAATTTTTCACTGGGCTTGGGGTTGATGAGAAACGTGTGAAGATAGAAGGGCATGGTGAAAAACAACATGTTGCCACAAATGAAACAGAACGTGGTCGAGAAGTTAACCGACGTGTTGTGATCTCCATGCAGCGTTGGACACCACCAGAATTTAATATGGAAAAAACGGCCTCACGATGA
- the rnt gene encoding ribonuclease T: MCLKERFRGYYPVVIDVETAGFNPKTDALLEIAATTLQMDQDGWLTLDQTVHFHVDPFEGANIEKAAIDFNGIDPFNPLRGAVSEYDALHEIFKVIRKGMKAAGCNRAIVVAHNAAFDHNFLMAASERASLKRNPFHPFATFDTATLAGLALGQTVLAKACQTAAIPFDNSEAHSALYDTERTAELFCHIVNKWKSLGGWPLADTE; this comes from the coding sequence ATGTGCTTGAAAGAACGCTTTCGTGGTTATTACCCGGTTGTGATCGATGTAGAAACTGCCGGGTTTAACCCGAAAACGGATGCATTGCTGGAAATTGCCGCAACAACATTACAGATGGATCAAGACGGCTGGTTGACACTCGACCAGACCGTTCATTTCCATGTTGACCCTTTTGAAGGGGCTAACATTGAAAAAGCCGCGATTGATTTTAACGGCATAGATCCCTTTAATCCGTTACGCGGTGCAGTGAGTGAATACGATGCGTTGCATGAGATATTCAAAGTTATCCGTAAAGGAATGAAAGCTGCAGGTTGCAACCGCGCTATCGTGGTTGCGCATAATGCGGCGTTTGATCATAACTTTCTGATGGCAGCGTCTGAGCGTGCATCACTGAAACGCAATCCATTCCATCCGTTTGCAACTTTCGACACGGCAACTCTGGCTGGTCTGGCATTAGGTCAGACTGTGCTGGCTAAAGCATGTCAGACCGCTGCAATTCCGTTTGATAATAGTGAAGCACACTCTGCTTTGTACGATACAGAACGAACAGCAGAGTTGTTTTGCCATATCGTTAATAAATGGAAATCGCTGGGTG
- a CDS encoding electron transport complex subunit E, translating into MEHSPKGCHDLAPKSADNENSFYSIAKQGLWKNNPTLVQVLGLCPTMAITTSAANAVGMGLATMIIMAMSNLFISIFRRWIPTEIRIPVYVLLIAALVTCLQLVMNAYTFALYQSLGIFIALIVTNCLVVGRAEAFANQNPPLSSAFDGFMMGMGFTFSLTVLGCVREILGQGTLFSGADVLFGSWAAGLKIDVYHSDNTFLLAILPPGAFLVLGFMIALKNVINARFARKKVTAKVQIERVRVTTF; encoded by the coding sequence ATGGAACATTCACCAAAAGGGTGTCATGATCTTGCGCCGAAAAGCGCTGATAATGAAAACAGCTTCTATTCCATAGCCAAACAGGGCCTCTGGAAAAATAACCCGACGCTGGTACAGGTGCTTGGCTTATGCCCTACCATGGCGATCACAACCTCTGCCGCCAACGCAGTGGGGATGGGGTTGGCCACCATGATCATTATGGCGATGTCGAATCTCTTTATTTCTATTTTCCGCCGTTGGATCCCGACTGAGATTCGTATTCCTGTCTATGTTTTATTGATCGCCGCACTAGTAACCTGTTTGCAATTAGTGATGAATGCTTACACGTTTGCGCTGTATCAATCGTTGGGTATCTTTATCGCCCTGATCGTAACCAACTGCTTGGTTGTTGGCCGGGCAGAAGCCTTTGCTAATCAAAACCCACCTCTGTCTTCTGCGTTTGATGGTTTCATGATGGGTATGGGGTTTACTTTCTCATTAACCGTACTCGGTTGCGTACGTGAGATATTAGGGCAAGGCACTTTATTTTCTGGTGCTGATGTCTTGTTTGGTAGTTGGGCTGCCGGATTAAAAATCGATGTATATCATAGCGATAATACTTTCTTATTAGCGATTTTACCGCCGGGCGCATTTCTGGTTTTAGGCTTTATGATTGCGTTGAAGAATGTCATTAACGCACGTTTTGCGCGGAAAAAAGTCACAGCGAAAGTTCAAATCGAACGTGTTCGTGTAACCACATTCTGA